In Planctomycetota bacterium, the DNA window GTGCGTGATCGGGCTCGCGTGCGTCACGGCATGGGGTTCCTGTGGGACGCGGCTCAGCCGCCGTCGGACTGCTCGGTCGGCGGGTCGACCGCGAGGTCGGGCTCCGCCTCGGCCGACGCGTCGCCCTCCGCGCCCGCGAAGCTCAGCGGCGGCACCGGGGTCACGCCCGGGGAGTACTCCTGGATCCACGTCACCCGCCAGGGCCGCACGCCGCCCTCCAGGCGGACCTCGAAGCCCTGGTAGGCCTCGGCCAGGCCCAGCTCGCTCGCGTCCAGCTCGCCCGCGCCGAACACCGGACGCAGCACGTCGACCTCGGCGCGGCCCGCGCGGACCCGCACCCCCGCCACGTGGTACACCGGCAGGTCGGTCCGATCGACCGTCAGCGGCACGACGATGTTCGTCACGCCCGGCTCGTCCATGATCCGCTCGGCCATCCGGCGGTAGACCGGGTCGGTCACAAGGTCCGTCGGCACGCTGATGGCCACCGGCTGCTGCTCGCCGCCCTCGGGCCCGGCCCGCGCGATCACCCGGGCCAGCGCCAGCTCCATGCTGCGGATGGCCGGGGCGCTGTTGCGGTTGGGCGTCGCGCTGCCGGATTGCTGCGGCCAGGTGTCCCAGCCGGCGCAGCCCGCCAGATGCCCGGTCGCAAGCACCGCCAGGAGAACAGACATCGCCGCCGCCGGCACGCGTGCTGCCAGATTCCCCGCCCCGATCCGCGTTCGCCCGATGCTCGTCCGTGCCGCCACGATGGCCTCCCGTTGCAGGGGCTACCAATGCTCCGTGGGCGGTGCAGGTGGACCGCCCCACGCCAACCGCCGATGTCCTGGCGGATCGGCGGACAGTGTATTCGGGCCGCCCCGCGCCCGGGGCCAGGGCCCCATCGGCCCGCCCCTGCGTCCCGCAAGCCCACCGGAGAGCCCGCGTGCCCGTGTTCCCCCACGCCAGCCCCGATGCCGCCGCGAGCACCGCCGCCGCCGGAAGGCGGTTCGTGCTGGGCATCTCGGGCGCCTCCGGCGCCTGGTACGCGCTGCGGTTCCTCGAGCAGCTGCTGCTGGCCGGCGCGGAAGTGCACGCGGTCGTCAGCTCGTACGGCCAGCGGCTGCTCTACGACGAGTCGGGCATCAAGAAGGTGAGCTTCGACGACCTGCTGCCGCATCTGTCCCAGCACCCGGGCGCCCAGGCCATGCGCGACCGGCTGATCTGCCACCCCAACAAGGACGTGGGCGCCGTGATCGCCAGCGGCAGCTTCCTGCACGACGGCATGGTGGTGCTGCCCTGCTCGAGCACGAGCCTGGGTGCCATCGCCACGGGCAGCGGCAGCAACCTGCTCTGCCGCGCCGCGATGGTCACCCTCAAGGAGCGCCGCCCGCTGGTCATCTGCCACCGCGAGAGCCCGCTGAGCCTCGTGGACATCGAGAACATGCGGACGCTGGCGCTCGCCGGCGCGATCAACTGCCCGACCAACCCCGGTCTCTACCTTCGCCCCCAGACCGTCGGCGAGATCATCGACTTCGTCGCCGGCAAGGCCCTCGACCTGCTGGGCGTCGAGCACGCACTCAAGATCCGCTGGGAGGACGCGAGCGGCGGCGGCGAGGGGGAGAGCGACTAGGGCGTTGCGCCCGCGTCGTCCTCCACGATCCCCAGCACCACCGGCGCGTACCACGTCTTGCCGTAGGCCACCTCCTCGGTCAGCCGCAGGATGCCCAGCTCCTCGAAGAACTCGATGTCCTTGCGTGCGGTCGGGTTGCTCACCCCGAGCAGCGTCTCGACCCGCTTGGCCGACACCACGGGCTGCTCGAACAAGTAGTCCAGCAGCGTCGCGTGGCGGGCCTGGGCCTCGTGCGCCCGCAGCCGCTCGGCGTACTCGCGGTGCAGCGCGACGATCCGCTCGGCCAGCGAGCGCGTCTGGGCCGCACCACGGGCGACGGCCTCGGCGAAGAAGCGGATCCAGCCCGCCCAGTCGCCGTCGGCGCTGACGGCGAACAGCCGATCGACGTACTCCTGCCGGCGGGCCTGTAGATCGGCGCTCACCGAGACGATCGGCAGTTCCAGCAGCCCTCGGCGGCACAGCTGGTGGAGGATGAGCGCCCGGCCGATGCGGCCGTTGCCGTCCCGAAACGGGTGGATGGTCTCGAACTGGTAGTGCTCGAGAGCGACGCACGCGATGCCCGGGATGTCCGCCCAGGTGCTGGTGGCGAACCGACCGAGGGCGTCCATCGCCGGTCCGACGTGCTCGGGCGGAGGCGGCACGAAGCGGGCCTTGTCCGGCCACCTGGGCGACCCGATGTACACCGGACCGTCGCGGTACTCGCCGGGCCTCTTGTCGCCGCCGCGGACGCCCACGAGCAGCTCGCGGTGCATGTCGCCGAGCAGCTCGGGGCCGAAGGGCTCGTTGGACTCCCAGGCGAAGCGGACGGCCTTGACGGCGTTCCAGGCCTCCAGGCCGGGGTTCGCGCCCTCGCCCGCCTCACCGCTGGCGCCGGCGAGCACCATGTCGAGGGCCGTGGTCTCGATACCCTCGATCTGGCTGGACAGCCGCGCCTCGCGGAGCCACAGCCCGTGCCGCAGGATGTCGGTGCTGGGCACCGCGTGCAGCAGCCCGTTGACTCGCGACAGCGCATTGCCCGCGGCGTCCAGCTCGTCGAACAGCTCGGCCTTGATCGCCCGCCAGTCGAGATCGGGCGGCAGCGGATCGGGCACGAAGCCGACCGATACGATCCGATCCCGTACGGGCTCCCCCAGCGGCCCCAGCCCCCGCTTTGAGAGCGTCACGGGCTCGAGCCGGCCCGGGCTGGCGTCCGAGAACCGCTCGCGGACCATCAAGGGCCGTTTTGGATCGGGATCCATGATTTAAAGCATATCGGCTCTTGCTTTAAAAGTGTCGACCCGATTGAAAACGGCCTTGGAAACCCGCGGGACGGCCCCAGACGCGTGATTCGCTGCGCGGGCTACCCGCCGATGGTGATCTCGAACTGCTTCTCGAGCTCGTCGGGGTCGCCCACGTTCCAGCCCGCGAGGGTGCCGTCGATGAAGCGGAAGTAGACCGGCTGGTCCTCAATGTAGCCGTAGCTGCTGGTGCCGAAGCGGTAGACGCGGCGGTCGCGGACCTCGTAGAGCTGGACCTGCGAGCCGGCGTCCATCTCGCGGGAGTCGCGGAAGATGGCCTCGGGGAAGACGTGGCGGAACTCGTCGACGGTGGTCTCGGGGCCCAGCAGCGAGACGCGCTCGATCTCGGCCACGCCGAAGCCCGGCACGTCGGCCTGCGAGCGGACGACGATGGCGTCGCTCCGCTCGTGCACGCCGAGGCGGACGCGGTCCTCGTTCTTCTTGCCAGCGGTGTTGCCGATGGCCACGACGCAGCCCGCGGAGCCCAGGCTGATGGCGGCGAGGGCGGCGATCGAGGCCGCACGCGTGATTCGGGAGGGGAGCATCTCGGGTCCTTTCTCGTTCGGGCCGGTCTTTCGGGCCGTGCAACGCGAGACGGTCCGCGCGGCCCCCGGCGGGTTCTCCTGACCTTCTTAGGGAATACTAACCCCGGCGTTGCACCGTGACGCTCCGTCGGGCCGCGACGGGGTCGATCATGATTTTCAAGTCTTGAATTTGCAGAGCTTTAGGATGCTATCTACACACGGAAGATCGCGCCAAGCTTGCGCCCAAGGAGGATGCTCGCGCCCACGAGGGTGACCGTGAGCAGGGCCATGCCCCACACGCCCATGGCGCTGGCGATGTACGGGCCGTCGCCCTGGCGGTTGGTGAAGGCGTAGATCGCCCGGGTGATCGGCCAGTCGTCCTGCTTCTGGGCGAGGATGAGCGAGTCGGACACCTCGAGCATGCTAAAGGCGAACACGAGCAGCCCGCCGGCGATGATGTTGGCCAGGATCAGCGGGATGGTGATGCTGCGGATGGCGCGGAGCCGCGTGGCGCCGTGGATCATCGCGGCCTCCTCGAGCTCCTCGCTGGTCTGCTCCAGCCCCGCAACGACCGACCGCACGATGTAGGGCAGCCGGCGGACGGCGTAGGCCAGCACCAGCAGCGGGATGGGGTTGGGATCGACGCCGATGACCGAGACCACGCCCTCGAGGGGCGCGCCGATGCCCGTGCCGCCCAGCTCGCCGCGGAAGGGCCACGCCAGGCTCATCGCCACGAAGCCGAACGCCATGACCAGCCCGGGCACCGCCAGCGGCAGCATGCACAGCGTGTCGAGCACGCTCCGCCCCAGCACCCGCGTCCGCACCAGGATGTAGCCCACGACGATGCCGATGCTGACGCACAGCACGACCGCCATGGCCGAGTAAACCAGGCTGTTGGTGATGGATCGCAGCGCGGTGTCGCCACCCAGCGCCACGCCGTAGTGCGCCAGCGTCCACGAGGTGGGCAGCGCCGTCTGGTACCACTGGCCCACGCCGCTGACGCTGACGAGCACGACGCCGATGTGCGGCGCGACGGCCAGCACCGTCACCACCAGGAACAGCAGCGTCGCGGCCCAGCCCCGCGCGCCGCGGAGGGGCACCTCGCTGGAGGCCCGCGTCGCCCGCGTCTGGAGCGCGTAGCCCCGCCGGCCGAAGAGCACCTTGCCCAGCGCGTACGCCGCCAGCGAGGCCGCGAGCATCACGAAGGTCAACGCATAGGGCTGGCGGGACTGCTCGACCTCGGATAGCCCCTTGAAGATCTGGACGGCCGTCACGCGGTCGTAGTCGAAGATCAGCGGCGTGCCCAGCTCGGTGAAGGCCCAGATGAAGACGATGGTGCCACCCGCGAACAGGCCCGGGCGGATCAGCGGCAGCGTCACCCGCGTGAACCGCCGCCACGGGCCAGCGCCGAGGTTCTCGGCCGCCTCGTTCATGGCGGGATCGAGGTTGGCCAGCGCCGCCGTCGCGTTGAGGTACAGGATGGGATAGAGGTGCAGCGCCTGCACCACGATGACGCCGATCGCCTTGGCATCGCCCAGCACGTCGAATTCGGTGCCCAGGAGGCTGTTGAGCATGCCCTCCCGGCCGACGATCGCCCGGAAGCCGATGGCCCCGACGAAGGGCGGCAGGATGAGCGGCACGAGGATGGCGCTGCTGAACAGGCCCTTGAGCGGGAAGCGGTGCCGCGCGGCCAGCAGCGCCAGCGGCAGGGCGATCGCGGCGCTCAGCAGCGTGGTGAACACCGCGATCCAGAAGGCGTTGAACAGCCCCTCGCGGGTCACCGGATCGCGGAACACGCGGGCCACGTGCGCCAGCGTCCACGCGTCTCCGCTGAGCACGCCCGCGCCGGTGTCGGCCTCGAACCCGCCTCGGATCGTCAGCCCGATGGGGTAGAGCAGCGCCACCGCCAGGAAGGCGATGAGCGCGAGCGCGAGGGCCTGCTCGCCCGCGCGGCGGAGGGTCAGCGCGTGCACGTCACGCCCCGGCCGCCACGGGCGTGGGCCCGAGCGTCAGCACCGTCTGCCGTCCGCGGTCGAAGCCGGCCAGGTGGGCCCGCAGCTCGTCGAGCGTCACCCGCTCGATCTCGGCGACGCGTTCCTCGAGCGTGCGGCAGCGGCCGAGCTTGCGGTAGTCGTTGGCGAGCGCCGCGGCGCGGGCCCCCGTGCTCTCGCCGCCGAAGACCAGCCGGCTCTTCAGCCCGATGCGGGCGCGGGCGAACTCCTCGGGCGTCGGCGCGCCCGCGTCGGTGGCGATGCGGTCCAGCTCGGCCTGGAGCACCTCGAGCGATTCGGCCGCGCGCTCGGGCGTGGTGCCCACGTAGGCGGTCAGCCAGCCCTCGGGCGTCTCGGGGGTGTAGCCCGCGCTGACGGCGTAGCAGAGCCCCCGCTTCTCGCGGACCTCGGTGAACAGACGCCCCGACATCCCGCCCGACAGCACGCCGGCCGCCAGCCGCTCGCAGGCAGCGGCGCTGGTCCCGTCGGCGGGCGCATCCCGCATCAGGTAGACCTGCACCTGGGCGCCGCCATCCTCTATATGCGACGCGCCCCGCGGGCCATCCTGGCCGGGCGGCGGCGGCTCCGCATCGCCCGCCCAGCCCTCGGTCGCGGCGTCGAGTGCCCGCTCGGCCCGATCGGCGTCGACGTCGCCCGCCAGCGCGATGATGCTGCCCCCCGGCACGTACCTCGCCCGATGGAACGCAACCGCGTCGCCGTGCGTGGCGGCGCGGAGGCCCTCGAGCGTGCCCAGCGTTGATCGGCCGAACGCCTCCGGCAGGTGGCGGGCGGCGACCTCGATGCTCGCCCGCATCTGCGGGTCGTCGGCCAGCCCCTCCACGTCCTGGATCGCCAGGCTCTGCGCGGGCGCGAAGTCGGCGGCGTCCAGGGCCGGCCGCAGCAGCGCATCGGCCAGCAACGGGACGGCGTGCTCCAGGTCCGCGCCCACGAAGGTCGCCGAGAGCCGGCTGGTCCGCACGCCGGCGTCGACGGATCGCTCCACGCCCGCGCGATCGAGGGCGTCGGCCTGGGCCCGCGAGTCCCGCCCGCCCGCGCCACGCTGGACCAGCTCCGCGACGATGCCCGCGATGCCCAGGCGATCCTCGGGCTCGGCCGACACGCCGGCGGGCAGCACCCAGTTGAGCGCACACGAGCGCACGCCGGCCATCGGCTGCACGAGCAGCGTGGCGCCGCAGGCGAGATCTCGGACCTCGATGGCCATCGGTGGGCGCAGTTTAGCGGACTCGACATCCGCCGGCGGGCGCCCCACGACTCGCCCGATCCGCCCAGCCGCACGCCCCGGGCCCATCCGCGACCCGCGGGCCGCACCCCGCCGTGTCGTCCGCCGAAGACGAGGTGGCACCATGCAGCAGCGGCACGGACAAGGCATGCGACGCATCGTGGACGCCCTGGCGATGGGGCTCTGCGTCGTCGTGCTCGTGCTCGCGCTCGTCGGCTGGGCCCGCACCGACACCACCGCGACGCGGTCGGCCCAGACGCTGCTCGCACTCGATCGCTTCCACACCGTGCTCAAGCTGCAGGCCAACACGCCGGGCGTGGAGGTCAACGGCCGCGGGTGGCCCATCACGGTCGAGGCATGGTGGTTCGGCAAGGAGCCGCCCCGCAACCAACTGCTCAGCGGCGATCGGCCCTGGGTCGAGATCGCACCCATCGAGCACGCCGATCGCATGCATCCGGACGATCCGGTGGCCTTCGATGAGGACGGCGTGAAGCCTGCGAGCTTCTGGTACAACCCATACCGCGGCGTCGTTCGCGCAAGAGTTGCGCCCCAGATCAACGCCGAGGCCACGCTGCTGCTGTACAACGAGGTCAACGACGTGGCATTGGTGTCGCTCTCGCGCGACGCCGAGATGCGGCGCGAGCAGGCGGCGCTCGACGAGGCGTCGCAGCTCCGCGAGATGGCCGACCGCGTGCGCGAGCTGGCCGAAACCACCGGCGCCATCTCCACAAGCGACAGCATGGTGCGCGTGCGTCGCGCAGACGGCGAGGACGACACCGAGGGCGCCGAAACGCCCCCTCAGGCGCCGCAGGGGCCGGTTTCGGACCCATCCGGCGACGGCGACGCGCCGGCCGATACGCCCGCGTCGGGCGGCGAAACGACGGTTGATCCCGAGCCAGCACGCGCGGCGCCGCCGGCGTAGCCGATCACGATCGCGGTGCGCGGCGCGCGTGTGATGGAGGCGCGCCGCACCTCGCACAACGCACTCGAAATGGTGCTCGTGCGCGTTCTTGCGCGCGGCCGACGGGTGCGTCGCAGACGCTCGAGCGCACGTCGCGCGCGTGGTGCGTCATCGCGAATGTCTTCCAAAAAATGTGGATTGCGCGTGAACATCCAGTAGACTACTCAAGCTGCATGGGTAACAGATCCGATACTCGCAGCGCGCGCTAGTCAATGCGGAGTGCCCGGATCGCGAATTCGGCGCGCGTTGTGGAAGGCGACACCGGGCACGAAAGCAGGAGCTCGCTCATGGCGAAGAAAGCCGCGAGGAAGAAGGCCACCCGCCGGAAGGTCGCCAAGAAGGCGACGCGGAAGAAGGCCGCTCGCAAGACCACTCGCAAGGCCGGCGCCCGGCGCACCACGCGGGCCGCCAGCACCCGCAAGAAGGCCGCCAAGAAGACCACTCGCAAGAAGGCGACCCGCAAGAAGGCCGCCAAGAAGACCGCCCGCAAGAAGGCGACCCGCAAGAAGGCCACACGCCGCAAGGTCGCCAAGAAGGCAACCCGCAAGAAGGCGACCCGCAAGAAGGCCGCCAAGAAGACCGCCCGCAAGAAGGCGACCCGCAAGAAGGCCACACGCCGCAAGGTCGCCAAGAAGGCAACCCGCAAGAAGGCCAAGCGCCGCACCGTCCGCCGGTAGGCCGGACCCCGCGAACAGGCCTTCATGAACAGGCCTTCGTGGAACAACCCATGACGACTCGGCGGCGAGCCGGCTAACGCCAGCTCGCCGCTTTGCCGCGCGCCCGGGGCCGCCGCCGCCGCAACAATCCCGCCATGGCGAGCGAGGACACCCACGCGCGGGCGCGGCTGATGGCCCATCTCGACGGCTGGCTTGTCTGCGACGCCGGCGTCGAACGGACCCGCCTGGTCGTGGCCGAGGCGGGCGACGCGGTGGTCCTGCCCCTGCACGCCGACCTGGCCGACGCCGGCGGCTGGTCCTACGCCGCCCCGCAGGAGATGGATCCGGCGATCGAGCTGGCGCTGGTGCCGGAGGAATCCACCGACGCGGGCGAGCCAATCGACGCTCGGGAGATCGAGGCCGACCGCTGGCTGGCCTACCACGGCGAGACCCCGCCCCGCTGCCGGCTCGTCGCGCTCGCCATCGACTTCGCGCGGTTCCGCAGCAATGGCACCACCCACGTCGCGGAGGGCGCGGGCGTGCTCACGGCCAACCCACTTGGGGCCGCGCTGCCCGCACTGTGCGCGCAGCTGAACTTCGACCCCGACCGGCTGCGCGCGGCGTGCGATCGGCTGGCGGGCGTCGCGCCCGAGCGACCCGTCGCCGTCGGCGTCGACGAGCTGGGCGTGCACGTCCGCGCCGCCTTCGACGTGCTGCGGCTTGCCTTCGAGGAGCCGGTGGCCGACGAGGCGCGCGCCCGCGTCGCGATCGAGGCGATGCTCGATGGCTGAGCGACCCGCGCGGCTGCGGGAGGCGCACGCGCACGTCTACGCGCACGGCCGGGCGATGCGGATGGTCCAGCTAGCAGGCTGCCGCAGCGCGTTGGAGATGCTCGATCTCATCCGCGATGGCGTCCGCGCGCAGCGGGGCGCAGTGCTCGCGCACGGCGCACGGCCCGAGGCCTGGGATCCGCCGGGTTGGCCCTCGCTCGACCAGCTGGATGCGGTCTCCGGGGGTGCGCCGGTGGCCGCCTGGTGCTTCGACTATCACGCACTGGTCGCGAGCACGGCCGCGCTCGAGCTCGCCGGATTCCGGAGCGACACGCCCGATACGCCCAACGGACGGATCGGGCGAGACGACCGCGGGCGTCTCACCGGCGTGCTGTACGAGTCGGCGGCCGGCATCGCGTGGGATGCCCTGGAGCCCCGAGAGGTTGGCATCGGCGACCTCACCGAGGCCATGATCGCGCTGCACGCCGCCGGGTTCGCCGAGGTGCACGACCTCAAGTCGCAGGTGGATCTGGGCAGCGCGATGCGCGGCACCGGCCTGAACCAGGCCACCTGGGTGCTGTACCCGCTCGTCGAGGACCTGCCCCGCCTGATCGAATCGCGCGACGAATGGAGCACCGACGCCATCCGCCTGGGAGGCGGCAAGATCTTCGTCGACGGCACGCTCAATTCGCGCACCGCGTGGATGCTGCATCCCTTCGCGGACGGGCACGCGGAGCACCCCAGCGGCATGCGGCTGATGAGCGATGCCCACATCGACGACGCCATCCGCCAATGCGCCGCCCACGGCCTCCAGCTCGCGGCCCACGCCATCGGCGATGCCGCGGTCCGCGCCGTGCTCGACGCCACCGAGCGGGTCCGCCCGCCCCGCGGCGCCGTGCGCATCGAGCACGCCGAGCTGATCGACGCCGCCGACGTGCCCCGCTTCGCCGACCTCGGCGTCCTCGCCAGCGTGCAGCCGTGCCACCTTCTCTACGACATCGAGGCCCTGAGGCGGGCCTGCCCCGATCGCCTCGATCGCGTCCTGCCGCTGCGGGAGCTGATCGACGCCGGCCTGGCGCCGGGGCGGGAGCTGCTCTTCGGCTCGGATACGCCCATCGTGAGGCCGGATCCGGAGGATTCGATCCTGGCGGCGACCCGCCGGGCCCGGGCGGACATGGCCGCGACCGAGGCCATCGCCCCCGCACAAGCGATCTCCGAGGGCGAGGCCTGGGGCTGCTTCGACGCCGATGCCTAGCGGATCCCGACCCCGATCCCGAATCTAGGGTCTACCCCAACAAACTCCGCGGGAAGAACGGCGTATTTAGAACGGTTCCAATAAATGTAGAGGCGCGGAACAGGTCTGGAGGGCGGATCCGGCGACCGCACGCACGCAGCGAACTCTCTCTTTCTCCTTCGGGGGCGGGCCGAACTCCAAGGCGGCTCGCCCCTTTTTCGTGCCGCCGCATCGCGGGCAGCGCAACGCCGTGGCGACGGCCGTGCGGCGTCCGCGAGTATCATGGAATGGTCCACGAACGCGGAGGGTGCGCATGCGCGGCGACATCGAGTACAGCAAGGTCATCGACAGCGACGAGGCCCGCGAGGCCCAGGCAGCCGCCGACAAGGCCCCCTTCCAGCCCTCGGCCGACATCGACACCGAGAAGTTCTACATCACCCAGAACATGGACCTGTACACC includes these proteins:
- a CDS encoding UbiX family flavin prenyltransferase; this translates as MPVFPHASPDAAASTAAAGRRFVLGISGASGAWYALRFLEQLLLAGAEVHAVVSSYGQRLLYDESGIKKVSFDDLLPHLSQHPGAQAMRDRLICHPNKDVGAVIASGSFLHDGMVVLPCSSTSLGAIATGSGSNLLCRAAMVTLKERRPLVICHRESPLSLVDIENMRTLALAGAINCPTNPGLYLRPQTVGEIIDFVAGKALDLLGVEHALKIRWEDASGGGEGESD
- a CDS encoding Fic family protein, producing the protein MDPDPKRPLMVRERFSDASPGRLEPVTLSKRGLGPLGEPVRDRIVSVGFVPDPLPPDLDWRAIKAELFDELDAAGNALSRVNGLLHAVPSTDILRHGLWLREARLSSQIEGIETTALDMVLAGASGEAGEGANPGLEAWNAVKAVRFAWESNEPFGPELLGDMHRELLVGVRGGDKRPGEYRDGPVYIGSPRWPDKARFVPPPPEHVGPAMDALGRFATSTWADIPGIACVALEHYQFETIHPFRDGNGRIGRALILHQLCRRGLLELPIVSVSADLQARRQEYVDRLFAVSADGDWAGWIRFFAEAVARGAAQTRSLAERIVALHREYAERLRAHEAQARHATLLDYLFEQPVVSAKRVETLLGVSNPTARKDIEFFEELGILRLTEEVAYGKTWYAPVVLGIVEDDAGATP
- a CDS encoding iron ABC transporter permease, with amino-acid sequence MHALTLRRAGEQALALALIAFLAVALLYPIGLTIRGGFEADTGAGVLSGDAWTLAHVARVFRDPVTREGLFNAFWIAVFTTLLSAAIALPLALLAARHRFPLKGLFSSAILVPLILPPFVGAIGFRAIVGREGMLNSLLGTEFDVLGDAKAIGVIVVQALHLYPILYLNATAALANLDPAMNEAAENLGAGPWRRFTRVTLPLIRPGLFAGGTIVFIWAFTELGTPLIFDYDRVTAVQIFKGLSEVEQSRQPYALTFVMLAASLAAYALGKVLFGRRGYALQTRATRASSEVPLRGARGWAATLLFLVVTVLAVAPHIGVVLVSVSGVGQWYQTALPTSWTLAHYGVALGGDTALRSITNSLVYSAMAVVLCVSIGIVVGYILVRTRVLGRSVLDTLCMLPLAVPGLVMAFGFVAMSLAWPFRGELGGTGIGAPLEGVVSVIGVDPNPIPLLVLAYAVRRLPYIVRSVVAGLEQTSEELEEAAMIHGATRLRAIRSITIPLILANIIAGGLLVFAFSMLEVSDSLILAQKQDDWPITRAIYAFTNRQGDGPYIASAMGVWGMALLTVTLVGASILLGRKLGAIFRV
- a CDS encoding pitrilysin family protein; the encoded protein is MAIEVRDLACGATLLVQPMAGVRSCALNWVLPAGVSAEPEDRLGIAGIVAELVQRGAGGRDSRAQADALDRAGVERSVDAGVRTSRLSATFVGADLEHAVPLLADALLRPALDAADFAPAQSLAIQDVEGLADDPQMRASIEVAARHLPEAFGRSTLGTLEGLRAATHGDAVAFHRARYVPGGSIIALAGDVDADRAERALDAATEGWAGDAEPPPPGQDGPRGASHIEDGGAQVQVYLMRDAPADGTSAAACERLAAGVLSGGMSGRLFTEVREKRGLCYAVSAGYTPETPEGWLTAYVGTTPERAAESLEVLQAELDRIATDAGAPTPEEFARARIGLKSRLVFGGESTGARAAALANDYRKLGRCRTLEERVAEIERVTLDELRAHLAGFDRGRQTVLTLGPTPVAAGA
- a CDS encoding amidohydrolase family protein → MAERPARLREAHAHVYAHGRAMRMVQLAGCRSALEMLDLIRDGVRAQRGAVLAHGARPEAWDPPGWPSLDQLDAVSGGAPVAAWCFDYHALVASTAALELAGFRSDTPDTPNGRIGRDDRGRLTGVLYESAAGIAWDALEPREVGIGDLTEAMIALHAAGFAEVHDLKSQVDLGSAMRGTGLNQATWVLYPLVEDLPRLIESRDEWSTDAIRLGGGKIFVDGTLNSRTAWMLHPFADGHAEHPSGMRLMSDAHIDDAIRQCAAHGLQLAAHAIGDAAVRAVLDATERVRPPRGAVRIEHAELIDAADVPRFADLGVLASVQPCHLLYDIEALRRACPDRLDRVLPLRELIDAGLAPGRELLFGSDTPIVRPDPEDSILAATRRARADMAATEAIAPAQAISEGEAWGCFDADA